GTTTTATCAAGAATCCAGTTCCTGTAAGTCAGCCCACCGATATGGTATTTACTCTTGATGACGCTAAGAGCAAAATCAAACTCTGGTGCGCCACTAAGACAGAAGGTGCGCTCGCCTTTAATGTAGCCGACGCAGTTCCTGGATATACCGTCAGCCTAAAGTTGGGCGATAAGCAGATTGGCGAACCTAAAACTTTGGATGCACCTGGTGCAGGCATATACGAAAACCTTGCAGTAGGAGCATATCAGCTGGTTGCTATTGATAATAATGGTTGTCCCAAAACATTGGACCCAAAAATAGATGGTAATCATATTATTGCCGACTACGATTTGAAAAATTCGGAGTGTCGTAGATTCGTAAATCCTGAGGATATTAAAACATCAGGAGGTGTATTTACCCTGAAGGGGCTGAGTGGTAGTTTTGGCGATAATGTAACCTATCATTTTAAGAAGGGACTTAACTTGCGAGAGCAACCTGTCGAGCCTGCATCTGGATTTGATCCAAGTGATCTTTACTACAAGTTTACGCAGGGTGTTCCTTGTACAATTTCGCAGCTGCAAGGGCTAAAATACTCTATTCTTGCGAAGGTGGTTGACCCAGTAAATGGTACTTGCGACGAGGAGTTCCCATTCGAGTTAGGTGTTAATCCGGAGAATGACTTCTTTGCCATTGCAGATCCCGATAAATCGTTCTGTATAAACTCTTCTGTCGACTTTACGGCTCGTATTGATGGCAAAGTTGACCAAAGTAAGTATGAATACGAGAATGGGACGATTAAAGTGGACAACAATTTTAATCCAATACCCAAAAGGTATACTGTAGAGTGGACAAATATCGAGGGGTCTAGCATTTCTACCGAATACGCTGATGGTGTAATTACTAGTTTGACAAAAACGGATAAGCTTACCCCAGAAAAGATAACATCGAAGGTTCCTTATACGCTTGTTAAACCTTACATCTTTAAGGTAACGACGAGCAATAACAAGTGCTACGATGTTGACACCGCTAAGGTGTTAGTTTACCCGTTCTCAAGTCCATACATTTCAGGACCACTGGTTAAGGAGGTTGATGGGGTTGGATACTTTATGCGAATGCCGCTGGGGGCAACCCAAAACCTGCAGCTTAAGTATAAGGTAGAAGGTTTCTCGCCAAAGCTTGTGTGGAATCCTATGGAAGCCGAATGGTTGAATGTTGATGCCGATGATAATACCAAGATATCCATTAACGATAAGTTTGGTGAGGCCGCAAGCCTTCTTGCAACGGTGACGTACAAGATTAGCGATACCGAAACATGCCAGGAGTATGCTGGCTTTAAGATCATGCCGTTAAGTGGAATTAATCCTCCAAATGCCTTTACTCCAAATGGTGATGGTTACAATGACACCTGGAGGGTGATATATGACGAGGAAATGGTAAACTATCCGAACATTGAAGTTGAGATATACAACCGATGGGGTGCTATGGTATACCATTCTAAACCATACAAGAACGATTGGAATGGTAGACACAGCGGAAAAGACCTGCCGGTGGGTACTTACTACTACGTTATTAAGCTGCATAGAGGAAAACTTCCTAATATTAGCGGTGCAGTTTCCATTATACGCTAATTAATGCCGATATGATTATGAGAAGAATAACTTACATACTTTGTACGGCTGTTTCGTTGCTTGTTAGCATTGATGGTGTAAAGGCGCAGCAGGATGCTCAGCTGTCGCAGTACATGTGGAACCCATATATCCTAAACCCGGCCGTTGCCGGAACGTTGGGGAACTATCAGGTGAGGTTTAATAGCCGCTTTCAGTGGGCGGGTATTGCCGATGCGCCACAAACCTACCAAATATGCGCCTACGGACCAGATGTACGCCGGCGTATGGGCTGGGGCGCTCAGCTGTATAGCGATATTGTGGGCCCCATAAGCACAACAGGCTTCCTCGCTTCGTACGGCTATAACGTTCAGCTTAACGAGATGTTCTCGCTATCGGGTGGTCTTTCGTTAGGTGGTCTGCAGTATAAGGTTGATGGCACTAAGCTTGATGCCGGCGACTTGCAGTATCACCCCGAACTTCTCGATTTGTGGGAAAATGACCCCTCGCTGCTAAAGTCTTCCATAAGTGCCTTCGCCCCAGATGCCAATTTGGGTGTATATCTTTATGCAACCAACATGCATTTCGGCCTTTCGGTGCAGCACCTTTTTGGAAGCAAGCTTAACTTTAACAACGAAACGATCGGCATTAACCGACTTCGTCAGAATATTTACATTACGGGAGGATATATCTTCCCCATCAACCGGGAGTTCTCGCTGGAGCCAACCCTGCTGGCAAAGTTTATGAATGGAGCGCCATTTGTTCCCGAAGTAAACTGCAAGGCGAAGTATCGTATAGAGTACAGGCGCGTGGAAAGCGAGCTATGGGGGGGCATATCGTTCAGGTATGGCGATGCTGCAGCCTTGATGTTTGGCATCGTTTACGAGAAAAAGTACCTATTTGGCTACTCGTTCGACTGGTCATACACCCAGCTGGGGCGCTACTCCAACGGAACGCATGAGGTAATGATCGGTGTTCTCTTTGACAAGATCAAGTAGACTCCTTACAATACAGAAATCAGGCCGCCCTTGGGCGGCCTGATTTGTTATATGGCTATATAACGTTTTTGGTGGGGATGCCCTACTTCGGACTCGCTATTCAACCGCAGTGTGGTTGAGATTATGTGAAACCTATTTCCCTGCATTGCAGGTGGTGCTAATAGAATTCAATTCCTGTAAGATTGCAGATTAGCAAACACCATGCGATAATGCTTAGGATTAGTAGAATCTAGCTGTCAATCACAACGATCTGAAGCCCGCAAGGGCTTTAATTTTAATGGCCCCGAGTGAAACTCGGGGTATTTGTTCGGAAGAGGTAAACAACCCCGACGAGCATAGCCGTAAAACTAAGGAGGCTTAGTGCTCTAGCAATAGTGCATGATTGAAACTGGTTATCCCCTCCTTGGAGGGGGCAGGGGGTGGGTTTGTTCGTTAAAATCAACATTTCTCGTTTCACTCGCGTTCTTAACCCACCCCTACCTCCCGCTTAAGCGGGAGGATAATGTGCTACTATTGTGCGTTTATTCTTTTGAATTCAGGCTTAACTTGATGGCTATGCCCAAAAGGGTGAATGTATTCACGAGTAAGCTGTCAAACCCTCCTATACTACCCACCCTATTAGTTATAGAACCTTGTTATATAACCCAAATGTCGAACTTTACCTCTATGCAATTAGAAGAATACTACACTTCTAGTCCGCATGGTAAATGTAGTCTCATCGAATTGCAGTTTCTATTACACAATTTTCGTCTCTTTTTTCGGCTTAAATGGTTGAATATTTGTGTTGTATTACATTGATTTTGCTTTTACAAGTTGAATAAAACGATTATTGGAAGAATGACCAACCAACGGCGGACAGGTGCACTAGTGCAGGATCGCTTTCTTCCGTAAATACCATGGCGAAGCCATACCAGACTGGCACGAATCCCTGTTTGAGCGAGGTCGCCTCCACATCGTTCCTCAATGCCGTAACGGTCTTAGGGCTATTGGTTTATTTGAGGTAGATTCATTTCTCCGCGACCGAGCGAGTTAATTCGTGCCAAGGGTTTTTGGTTCTTTTTGCCCTACAAAAAGAACAGATAAGGAGATTAAATTCTCTTTATACGCCCAAATGCTGAACTTGTACCTTTCAAAGCGAAATCGCTATAAGGCTATTCAATCCCTAGCGCATGCTTTCCACCTCCTCTATCGTAATGGGTACATGCTTACCAAGGCGGCGCGCACCTTCTGGTGTAATTAGGTAGTCCTCCTCGTTGCGTAGCCCACCGAAGTTTCGGTATTCCTCCACCTTATCGTAGTTGATGAACTCTGCAAAGCGCTTTTCTGCCTTCCACATATCTATTAGCTCGGGAATAAAGTAGATTCCAGGTTCGATGGTAAGAACAAATCCAGGCTCAAGTTTACGGGCAAGCCTTAACGACTTCAATCCGAATAGCGTGCTCTTTGGTTGTCCATCGTAGCCCACCCAAACCTCTCCAAGGTTTTCCATATCGTGCACATCGAGGCCCATCATGTGGCCCAATCCGCACTGGAAGAACAGCGCATGAGCACCAGCATTGGCTGCTTCGGCTGCATCGCCGCGCATTAACCCGAGATTCTTCATCCCATCAACAATGGTGCGGGCCGCAAGAAGGTGGATTTCCTTAAAAGGAACGCCTGGTTTAAGCGCTGCTACCGCATTCTGGTGTGCCGCTAGCGCAATTCGGTAGATATCCTTCTGTCGTTCTGTAAATCGCCTGCTAACGGGTATCGTTGACGAAAGATCTCCGGCATAGTGCATCCTATTTTCGGCACCTGCATCCAGCAAAAGCATATCCCCTTCCTTGAGAACATTCCCGTGGTAGTGGTTATGGAGCGTTTGACCGTTGATAGTGGCAATTACAGGAAACGAAATGTTCCCTTCGCTGGCCAGTGCGATTTGTGTAACGGCAGCAGCAACATCTGCTTCCTTCATACCGGGGCGAATCATCCGCATAGCCTCAATATGCATATCCGCGGTAATCGCTACGGACTCCTCTATTTGGATGATTTCCTCCTCAGTTTTGTAGCTGCGCTGGTCTACAACCGCTTTAATAAAGTCAACCGAAGCCGCTTCGGTTTGCATTTTGGGGGTTATACCGAGCAACTCCATCAGCTTAACCTGATGTTCTGCCCTGTAAGGTGGTAGAAAGTGAATCTTTCGTCCGCTTTCCATCGCCCTGGTTAGAATTTCATACAACCGCGCGGTTGGTTCCGTGCGGTTTACCCCAACTAGTAAGCTCTTTTCGCGTACGGTGGGCTGAGATCCCATCCATACGATATGGTCGATGGTTAGCTCATCGCCAAAGATAATCTCCTCGTCGTTGTCGATGTCGATTATGGCAGAAAGTCCTGCATAGTCCGAGCCAAAGAAGTAGAGAAACGTTGAATCTTGGCGGAAATGGTAGGTGTTGTCGGCATAGTTCATGCCGTAGTCATCGTTGCCCAAGAAAAGAAGTATTCCCGATGCAACATCCTTCTGCAGGCGCCTGCGCCTGTCGATGTAAGTTTTAGGTGAAAACATGATGGTATAGGTTTACAGGTAAGTAATTCGGCGCGATGCGTAGCGCATAAAGGGGTGAAGGGCTAGTGCGCTAACAAATCAAGCACTCAAAAAGCCCCTTGTACGAGGCATTGTACCTAAGAAAAAAACGATTGTATAGAATCATTTCGTAAAGCTTAGATTTCAAATATAGAATTATTACGAACACGTGGTAATCGCTTGAGAAACTATTTTATTAATCTAAAATTTCTCGATTAGCGAATAAGCGTATTGCCATTTTACTCTTAACAAATCATTAACGCAATAATATCCAGCACAGGGCGTTATGCTATAAATTATATACCTATGCTTCGGAAAAATATTGGTGCAACAGCTCTGCTTACCTTAGGTCCTTTTTCGCTTTTTGCCCAGGAAGGAATCGTTGATACGCTTAAAAATCGGCCTCATATCCTTAAGCAGGATAAGATCGTAAAATCATCCACCACGATTAACTTTCCCAAACGGTTGGATGTTGAAGTTATAGGATCTTCCTACGGTGCTATCCGCAGGCGACCTCGCTACGGCACCTACTACTTCGACTATAAGTTTGATATCCCGCTCGACTACGTCAAACCCAAAAAAGATAGCGCAATTATGGCCGGATTTATCGTTCCCGATACCCTTCAGGATCCCGTAACTAGACTAGAGATATATGGTAGAAAAAAGCGCTATAAGAATACCCCCGCTGAAGATTTTATTGAGAGGAATATTGTTCCACATGTCCTAAGCTACGATCAGCTGATTTACGTACAAATGCGAAATCCTGTCAAAGTTCCAGAGTATAGAAAACCTTTATCCCAGGTATACCTAGTTCAAAAAACAAGACAAGAGCAAATTGAGGATAGCATCGCGTATGCTAGAAGAAAAAGGGCGAAAAACATGTAGAATTATGTACTTGGATTTGCAATTATCCTTCGTTCTACAAGGCTATAGCTGCTACGTAGTACCTTTGCCTTTCAAACTTTGTCCGTTGGACATTCCGACTTGTAGCATAACCGTTGCAAGCCGCATATTTTCCTCGTAGAGGATATATGGATTCCACATTTTATTACTTTATCAAGCTTTAAAAGTCGCCGATAAGATAAAGAATCGTAGCAATAGCATTCTTAAAAGTAAGTTTCGAAACGCGATCTTCACATCACTATCTCTATGAATTGACATTTCGGGATAGACACGCCTTGCATGCATTTTCTTGTATGTAAAACAAATTGATTAAGAGGGGAATACTATTATTATAACCAAACTAAGTTCGAATTCAAAATGATGAACGCATAATAGCAGCACGTTATCCCCTCCACAGGAGGGGTAGGGGTGGGTTAAAGCAGTAACCAAAACTTACTCTTCGCCTAGCCGGAGGATTACCAACTTTAATCATGCTCAAATGATTGTTTTCTGCACCTACAACCTCTCGATCTCAACCATTACCATCGAAATCTCCTTAGGGTTTACGTATACGGTAAGCACACATGCTTTAAATCCAATTTTCTCCACCACAATCCTGTAGGTCCCCGACTTTATATCCCGAATATTTATCTCGCCATTGCTGTTGCTCAACTTATCGTACACCAGCATCTCCTGTTGTGCCGTTTGGGTATTCAGCGATTTTACCGAAGCATTTTTTCTAACCTTTACGACCCTTGTGGAGTACAACTTTATCGAAGCATTAGCAAGCGGTAGCCCCTCGTACAACACCGTTCCGCTTATGCTAGATTGCTGTTTCTTCGATGTAAACAGCTTTACGTCAAAATAGTCGTGGAAAAGTTTAGGCATTAGCAGCTTGTTTACCTCAATTTTTCGGTTAAGTTGCTTC
This window of the uncultured Acetobacteroides sp. genome carries:
- a CDS encoding type IX secretion system membrane protein PorP/SprF, translated to MRRITYILCTAVSLLVSIDGVKAQQDAQLSQYMWNPYILNPAVAGTLGNYQVRFNSRFQWAGIADAPQTYQICAYGPDVRRRMGWGAQLYSDIVGPISTTGFLASYGYNVQLNEMFSLSGGLSLGGLQYKVDGTKLDAGDLQYHPELLDLWENDPSLLKSSISAFAPDANLGVYLYATNMHFGLSVQHLFGSKLNFNNETIGINRLRQNIYITGGYIFPINREFSLEPTLLAKFMNGAPFVPEVNCKAKYRIEYRRVESELWGGISFRYGDAAALMFGIVYEKKYLFGYSFDWSYTQLGRYSNGTHEVMIGVLFDKIK
- a CDS encoding Xaa-Pro aminopeptidase, translating into MFSPKTYIDRRRRLQKDVASGILLFLGNDDYGMNYADNTYHFRQDSTFLYFFGSDYAGLSAIIDIDNDEEIIFGDELTIDHIVWMGSQPTVREKSLLVGVNRTEPTARLYEILTRAMESGRKIHFLPPYRAEHQVKLMELLGITPKMQTEAASVDFIKAVVDQRSYKTEEEIIQIEESVAITADMHIEAMRMIRPGMKEADVAAAVTQIALASEGNISFPVIATINGQTLHNHYHGNVLKEGDMLLLDAGAENRMHYAGDLSSTIPVSRRFTERQKDIYRIALAAHQNAVAALKPGVPFKEIHLLAARTIVDGMKNLGLMRGDAAEAANAGAHALFFQCGLGHMMGLDVHDMENLGEVWVGYDGQPKSTLFGLKSLRLARKLEPGFVLTIEPGIYFIPELIDMWKAEKRFAEFINYDKVEEYRNFGGLRNEEDYLITPEGARRLGKHVPITIEEVESMR